A window of the Arachis duranensis cultivar V14167 chromosome 5, aradu.V14167.gnm2.J7QH, whole genome shotgun sequence genome harbors these coding sequences:
- the LOC107490507 gene encoding protein MAIN-LIKE 1-like has translation MTITLQDVAYQLGFRIDGDLVSGQPQTKWTVKLTWFLNIVCGELEQDATKECLLRWLPLLEDLDACDKLSWGSAVLAWMYRQMCRVTDHGTRNLGGCISLLLSWAYHHIPLLRPDGFDTCWFPLVERWVQYWPNNARGEGRLRHYRRILNWIGMLYVDCTPSGAIFRSTIVRLIFRLTGPLNRLSSIVSTDDPWPPKSTRNTDNSNR, from the exons ATGACCATCACGCTGCAGGACGTGGCGTATCAGCTGGGATTTAGGATCGATGGTGATCTTGTGAGCGG ACAGCCACAAACAAAGTGGACTGTCAAGCTCACGTGGTTCCTTAACATTGTTTGCGGAGAGCTGGAGCAGGACGCCACTAAGGAGTGCCTCTTGAG GTGGCTCCCCCTGCTGGAGGACCTCGATGCATGTGATAAGTTGTCGTGGGGATCGGCTGTATTGGCATGGATGTACCGCCAGATGTGCCGTGTCACGGATCATGGTACGCGCAACCTAGGTGGTTGCATCAGCCTGCTATTGTCTTGGGCCTACCATCATATTCCTCTGCTACGCCCTGATGGATTTGATACTTGTTGGTTTCCGCTGGTTGAGag GTGGGTTCAGTACTGGCCTAACAACGCTAGAGGCGAGGGCCGTCTTAGGCATTACAGGCGTATCTTGAACTGGATTGGGATGCTTTAC GTTGATTGTACACCTTCAGGAGCCATATTCAGATCTACCATCGTCCGTCTGATATTTCGTCTAACAGGCCCACTCAACAGACTATCGTCAATAGTATCCACAGACGATCCTTGGCCACCAAAATCGACGAGGAACACAGATAACTCCAACAGATGA
- the LOC107490674 gene encoding guanine nucleotide-binding protein subunit beta-like protein yields the protein MADGLVLRGTMRAHTDSVTAIATPIDNSDMIVTASRDKSIILWHLTKEGGTYGVPRRRLTGHSHFVQDVVLSSDGQFALSGSWDGELRLWDLAAGKSARRFVGHTKDVMSVAFSVDNRQIVSASRDRTIKLWNTLGECKYTIQDGDAHSDWVSCVRFSPNTVHPTIVSASWDR from the coding sequence ATGGCAGACGGACTTGTTCTCCGCGGCACCATGCGAGCCCACACGGACTCCGTCACAGCCATCGCAACCCCAATCGACAACTCCGACATGATCGTAACCGCCTCACGCGACAAGTCCATAATCCTCTGGCACCTCACCAAGGAGGGGGGCACCTACGGCGTCCCCCGCCGCAGGCTCACCGGTCATTCTCACTTCGTTCAGGACGTCGTTCTCTCTTCCGACGGCCAGTTCGCTCTCTCCGGCTCCTGGGATGGCGAGCTCCGCCTCTGGGACCTCGCGGCCGGAAAGTCCGCTCGCCGATTCGTCGGACACACAAAGGACGTTATGTCTGTTGCGTTCTCGGTTGATAACCGTCAGATCGTGTCGGCGTCTCGTGACCGCACGATTAAGTTGTGGAACACTCTTGGCGAGTGCAAATACACGATCCAGGACGGTGATGCGCATTCCGATTGGGTTTCTTGCGTTAGGTTTAGCCCTAACACTGTGCACCCTACCATTGTTTCTGCGTCTTGGGACAGGTAG
- the LOC107490506 gene encoding uncharacterized protein LOC107490506, with amino-acid sequence MGATPFHRSILEVRLPKHFDKPTDMRYDGTQDPLEHLTAFEARMNLEGVGDQGSIYGFSDISRAFLAQFTTRIAKAKHPINPLGITQRNGEPTRKYLDRFNDECLEIDGLTDSVASLCLTNGLLNEDFRKHLTTKLVWTMHEIQMVAKEYINDEEVSQVMAANKRHSGYNQPRQQSNGERQKEQVREGAPGKAPRPFPRVGKFTNYTLLTLPIMEVYQQIVEKGIMSKPRPLKDSTGENKNFYCDYHKGYGHQTQDCFDLKDALEQAIREGKLIEFSHLIREPRRRHRDQDEEGETRSAKWRQEPEDRDHGLTVINVVTAKNTAPRSRSAHKKDTKVLAVSSSLVRSSKKPPSISFGPEDQWFDEASENPPMVITARVGTDLVK; translated from the exons ATGGGCGCCACCCCGTTTCATCGATCCATCCTCGAGGTCCGGTTGCCGAAGCACTTTgacaaaccaacggacatgaggtacgatGGAACCCAGGACCCTCTGGAACACCTCACAGCCTTCGAAGCTAGGATGAATCTGGAGGGAGTAGGGGATCAG GGATCCATCTATGGGTTTTCGGACATCAGCCGTGCCTTCTTAGCCCAATTCACGACACGAATAGCAAAGGCAAAGCACCCGATCAACCCTCTTGGGATAACCCAAAGAAACGGGGAGCcgaccagaaaatacctggacCGGTTCAACGACGAATGCTTGGAAATTGACGGCCTAACCGATTCGGTGGCCAGCCTTTGTCTGACAAACGGCCTCCTCAACGAGGACTTTCGAAAACACCTCACCACGAAACTGGTTTGGACGATGCACGAGATCCAAATGGTAGCTAAGGAGTACATAAATGACGAGGAAGTCAGCCAAGTCATGGCTGCCAACAAACGGCACTCCGGCTACAACCAACCTAGGCAACAAAGTAACGGAGAAAGACAAAAAGAACAAGTCAGGGAGGGAGCGCCGGGCAAGGCACCCAGACCATTCCCCCGGGTCGGGAAATTCACCAACTACACTCTACTCACTCTTCCCATCATGGAAGTTTATCAGCAGATTGTCGAGAAAGGAATCATGTCAAAGCCCCGACCACTAAAGGACAGTACGGGGGAAAACAAGAACTTCTACTGTGACTATCACAAGGGCTATGGGCACCAAACACAGGACTGTTTTGACCTGAAGGACGCACTAGAACAAGCGATAAGGGAGGGTAAACTAATAGAATTCTCCCATCTTATAAGGGAGCCGAGGAGACGTCATCGCGACCAAGACGAAGAAGGCGAAACCCGGTCGGCAAAGTGGCGACAAGAGCCAGAAGATAGAGACCACGGCCTCACCGTGATAAACGTAGTAACAGCCAAAAACACCGCGCCAAGATCACGATCGGCACACAAGAAAGACACCAAGGTCCTGGCGGTCTCCTCCTCGCTGGTGCGAAGTTCTAAGAAACCCCCATCCATCTCTTTCGGCCCGGAAGACCAGTGGTTCGACGAGGCCTCCGAAAATCCACCCATGGTCATCACGGCCAGAGTGGGAACCGACCTCGTCAAATGA